GCAGAGACCTCCCGAAACAATTACCGCCGCGGAGTATGGGTCCCCGCGTTCGCGGGGACGACGACAGAGTTTGCTACCGCGGCGCCATGCGGATGGCGCCGTCGAGACGGATGGTCTCGCCGTTCAGCATCGGGTTCTCGACGATGTGCACCGCGAGGTTGCCGTATTCGGAGGCGTCGCCGAGCCGGGCCGGATGCGGCACCTGCGCGCCGAGGCTCTTGCGGGCTTCCTCGTTCAGGCCCATCAGCAGCGGCGTCAGGAACAGGCCGGGCGCGATGGTGTTGACGCGGATCTTGAGGCTGGCGAGATCGCGCGCCGCCGGCAGCGTCAGACCGACCACGCCGCCTTTCGATGCGGAATAGGCGATCTGGCCGATCTGGCCCTCATAGGCCGCGACGCTCGCGGTGTTGATGATGACGCCGCGCTCCTCGCCGACCGGAGCCGCGGTCGCCAGCCGTTCGGAGAACAGCCGCAGCACGTTGAAGGTGCCGATCAGGTTGACGTTGATGACGCGGACGAACTTGGCCAGCGGATAGACGCCGTCCTTGCCGACGATGCGCTGCGAGCCGCCGATGCCGGCGCAATTCATCAGCACGCGGGCGATGCCGTGAGCGGCTTCGGCCTTGGCGAGCGCGGCCTTGACCTGTTCCTCGTCGGTGACGTCGGCATGCAGGGCTATGCCCTTCACTTCGGCTGCGACCTTCTCGGCGTTTTCCTTACTCTGGTCGAGCACGCCGATTTTCGCGCCCTTGGCCGCCATGGCGCGCGCGGTGGCGGCGCCGAGGCCGGAGCCACCGCCGGTGATGATTACGGCAACGTCTTGCAACTGCATGATAGAGACCTTTCCTTGGGCGTTTCTTCTGTATTGGGCGAATGGCGAATAGCGAATGGCGAATAGAAGAAATCTATTCGCTACTCACCATTCGCTATTCGCCCCTTCTTTTCTTCCAGCATCCCCCCGCAAATCAGCGCTTCCATGTGCCTGATATATTGGCGGCAGACTTCGTCGGTGACCGGCCCGACGCCGGTGGCGCGCGACATCGCGTGGCGTCCGAAAAACAGATGATCGCATGCGCCGATCAGGCTGGTGTAGAACAGCACCGGATCGATATCGCGGAACTCGCCGGCCTTGATGCCTTCCGCCAGCAGCCGGCGATGAAATTCCAGCAGCGGCGCGACGAAGAATTTCGAGACCTCGTCGGCGGCTTCCACGCTGCTCTCATGCAGCAAATAGTGGATCAGCCGGTTCATATAGGGAAACTGGTGATACGCCCGGATGATGCCGGCGATGTGCAGCTTCAGTTTCGCGGTCGGCGTGATCGCCTGCGCCAGCAGATATTCGAGGTTCGCCACCTCGGTCGCGGCGTCGCGCGCCAACAGCGCCAGCAGCAGGCCGTCCTTGTTGCCGAAGTGATATTTGACCAGCGCGGCGTTGACGCCGGATTTCTGCGCGATGTCGCTCAGCGACACATCGATCGAGGAGCGCTCGATCATCAGCTCGCTCGCCGCGACGAGGAGCTTTTCCGCCGTTGAGTTTTTGCCACCCGGAAGCCGGGCCGGTACGCTGGTATTCAACTCTGATCCCATCACCTGCTGCCGGGAAATCCGGGCGCAGATAACCCGATGATGGGGCTCACCTCAAGAGTTAATTGATTGATTGACTAAATCCTCCTGCCTCTCTTAAATCCGGCCCATCTTTCAAACCCCATCCAAAACAATCAGGGAGAACAGTCATGGCCGAGGCCTATATCGTCGCCGCCGCACGCACCGCAGGCGGCCGCAAGGGGGGACGCCTCGCCGGCTGGCATCCGGCCGATCTCGCCGCGTCCGTGCTGAATTCACTGGTCGATCGTTCGGGTGCGGCGCCCGACCAGGTCGAAGACGTGATCATGGGCTGCGTCATGCAGGTCGGCGAACAGTCCAACAACATGGCGCGCAACGCCATCCTGGCCTCGAAGCTGCCGGAGAGCGTGCCCGGCACTTCGGTCGACCGCCAGTGCGGCTCGTCGCAGCAGGCGCTGCATTTCGCGGCGCAGGCGGTGATGTCCGGCACCATGGACATCGTGATCGCCGCCGGCGTGGAATCGATGACCCGGGTGCCGATGGGCCTGTCGTCGCAATTGCCGGCCAAGAACGGTTTCGGCACTTCCAAGAGCCCGGGCATCGAGAAGAAATATCCGAACATCGTGTTCAGCCAGTTCACCGGCGCGGAAATGATGGCGGAGAAATACGGCCTCTCCAAAGACGATCTCGACAGGTTCTCCTTTGAAAGCCACCAGCGCGCCATCGCCGCGACCCAGGCCGGCAGCTTCAAGGACGAAATCATTCCGCTGCAGATCACCCGCGCGGACGGTTCGACCGACACCCATCACATCGACGAAGGCATCCGCTTCGACGCCACCCTTGAGGGCATCAGGGGCGTCAAGCTGATCGCCGAGAACGGCAAGCTCACCGCCGCCAGCTCCAGCCAGATCTGCGATGGCGCCTCCGGCGTGATGGTCGTCAACGAAAGGGGCCTGAAGTCGCTCGGCGTCAAGCCGCTGGCGCGGGTTCATCACATGACCATGATGGGCGGCGATCCCGTGATCATGCTGGACGCGCCGCTGCACGCCACCGAGCGCGCGCTGAAGAAGGCCGGCATGTCGATCGACGACATCGACCTGTTCGAGGTCAACGAGGCCTTCGCCTCGGTGCCGACGGCGTGGCTGAAGACAACAGGCGCGGATCCGGCGCGGCTCAACGTCAACGGCGGCGCCATCGCGCTCGGCCACCCGCTCGGCGGCTCCGGCACCAAGCTGATGACCACGCTGATCAACGCGCTCAAGCAGCGCAACAAGCGTTACGGCCTGCAGACCATGTGCGAAGGCGGCGGCATGGCCAACGTCACCATCGTCGAGCGGCTGTAAGAAAAGCGGCCACAACAAAGGTGTCGTCCCGGCCTTGAGCCGGGACCCATAACCACGAATGTTCGCGATTGCACTGAGCTGGAGCTCCAGCTCGTTTCAAAGCTCGGACCTGTGGTTATGGGTCCCTGCATTCGCAGGGACGACGTAAACAATAAAAACTCCCGAGGAAACCCCCATGACCCACCCTTCCGTCTACGCGCGGACCCAGCCGGACAAGATCGCCTATCAGATGGCCGGCACCGGAAAGGCGATCACTTATCGCGAGCTCGACGAGCTGTCGAACCAGGGCGCGCAGCTGTTCCGCTCGCTCGGGCTGAAGGAAGGCGATCACATCGCGTTCCTGATCGAGAACCGGCTGGCGTTCATGGAGATCTGCTGGGCGGCGCAGCGCTCAGGACTGTATTACACCGCGATCAGCCGCTACCTCACCCAGGACGAGATCGCCTACATCATCGGGGATTGCGGCGCCAGGGTCGTCATCACGTCACCGAAATGCGCCGAGCAGATCAAGGGGCTGGTGCAGGGCGCGCCCGGCGAGCCCGTGTTCTACATGCTCGACGAACCGCTGCCCGGCTTCCGCTCCTGGGACAAGGAAGCGGCGGCGCAGCCGACCACGCCGATTGCGGACCAGGTCGCCGGCTACGACATGCTGTATTCGTCGGGCACCACCGGCCGCCCCAAGGGCATCAAGCGCGAATCCGAGCACAACCCGATCGATCTGCCGAACCCGTTCCTGAAGATCCTCTGCGCCGACATGTGCGGGATGAATTCCGACAGCATTTACCTGTCGCCGGCGCCGCTCTATCACGCCGCTCCCTTGCGCTTCAACATGATGGCGATCACGCTGGGCGGCACCTCGATCATCATGGAATCCTTCGACGCCGAGGAATTCCTCAAGCTGGTCGAGAAATACCAGATTACCCAGTCGCAGCTGGTGCCGACCATGTTCGTGCGGATGCTGAAACTGCCGGACGAAGTGCGCCGGCGCTACGACGTCTCGTCGCTGAAGGGCGCGATCCACGCCGCCGCGCCCTGCCCGATCGACGTCAAGGCCAAGATGATCGAGTGGTGGGGACCGATCCTGATCGAGTACTACGCCGGCTCCGAAGGCAACGGCGTCACGGTCTCGACTTCGCAGCAATGGCTGACCCATCGCGGCACCGTCGGCCGCGCCGTGGTCGGCAAGATCAAGATCCTCGACGAGAACGAACAGGAAGTGCCGGTGGGCCAGATCGGCACGGTATATTTCGCCGACGCGCCGGTCTTCACCTATCACAACGATCCCGAGAAGACCAAGCGCGCCTACAACGCCAAGGGCTGGTCGACGCTCGGTGACGTCGGCTATCTCGACGCGGAAGGCTATCTCTACCTCACCGACCGCAAGTCCTACATGATCATCTCCGGTGGCGTGAACATCTATCCGCAGGAGACCGAGGACGTGCTGATCACCCATCCTGGCGTCGCCGACGTTGCGGTGTTCGGCGTGCCGAACGAGGAGATGGGCGAAGAGGTCAAGGCGGTGGTGCAGCCGCACGACATGGCGAAGGCCGGCAAGGAACTCGAGGCCGAACTGATCCTGTTCTGCCGCAAGCATCTGTCGCCGATCAAATGCCCGAAGAGCATCGACTTCGCAGCGGAGTTGCCGCGGACGCCGACCGGCAAGCTGGTCAAGCGCCATTTGCGCGACAAGTATTGGCCGAAGACGGCGGTTAAGGTGTGACTTCCTTCCCTTCTCCCCTTGTGGGAGAAGGTGGCCCATAGGCGGCCTTCGGCCGCCGTTCTTAAGCACGCCGATGCTTCGCATCGGCTACGGCGAAGCGAAGGCGGATGTGGGGTCTCTATCCGCGGAGACAAACCCCTCACCCGTCTCAATCGCGCGTTGCGCGATTGATCCACCCTCTCCCACAAGGGGAGAGGGAAGAAAGGGGCTCGACCAATGACCTCCCTTCCCGACGTTCCCCTGCCCTCCTCCATCCGCTCCCGCTACGTCGAAGACATCAACGGCCTGCGCATGCATGTGCTGGAGGCTGGCTTCGAGACCAAGGGCCGGCCCTGCGTGCTGCTGCTGCACGGCTTTCCGGAACTCGCCTTCAGCTGGCGCAAGGTGATGCCTGTTTTGGCGGCAGCCGGCTATCACGTGATCGCGCCGGACCAGCGCGGCTATGGCCGCACCACCGGGTGGGATCCGGACTACGACGGCGACCTCGCTTCGTTCCGGCTGCTCAATCTGGTGCGCGACGCGCTGGGCCTGGTTTCGGCGTTCGGCTATCGCCATGTCGACGCCGTGGTCGGGCATGATTTCGGCTCCTCCGTCGCCGCCTGGTGCGCGCTGGTGCGGCCCGACGTGTTCCGGTCGGTCGCGCTGATGAGCGCGCCGTTCGGAGGCCCGCCGCAGATCGCCTTCAACACAGTGGATGCGCCACAGACGTCGAAGCCGGAAGATCCCGTGCATCGCGAGCTCGCGGCGCTGCCGCGGCCGCGCAAGCATTATCAATGGTACTACTCGACGCGCGAAGCCAACGCCGACATGCACCACGCGCCGCAAGGCGTGCATGATTTCCTGCGCGCCTATTACCATCACAAGAGCGCGGACTGGAAAGCCAACGCGCCCTATCCGCTGCAAGGCTGGACCGCGAGCGAACTCGCCAAGCTGCCGACCTATTACGTGATGGACCTCGCCAAGAACATGGCCGCCACCGTCGCGGGGGAAATGCCGTCCGCCGCCGCAATCGCCGCCAACCAATGGCTGCCCGACCGCGAACTTTCCTTCTACAGCGCCGAATATCAGCGCACCGGATTCCAGGGCGGCTTGCAGTGGTATCGCTGCGGCACCTCGGGCGAATTCATTGCGGAACTGCAGACCTGGTCGGACCGGACCATCGACGTGCCTTCCTGCTTCATCTCGGGCAAGCAGGACTGGGGAACCTACCAGCGCCCCGGTGTGTTCGAGGCGATGCAGACCACGGCTTGCACGCGCATGATCGGCTGCCATCTCGTCGACGGCGCCGGCCACTGGGTGCAGCAGGAACAGCCCGCCGAAGTGAGCCGGCTGCTGCTCGCCTTCCTGCACCAAGCTGCCGGGCGGCGATGAATTGACCTGCCAACGGCGCCCCTCTATAAGATTTAGAATGGTTCTAAATTATCCAGCAGAGGCGTCGTTGTGAAGAATTTCGCCGACCTGACCGAGCGCGAAATCCTGGCGGTTGCGATCTCCGCGGAGGAGGAAGACAGCCGCATCTACATGACCTTCGCGGAAGACCTCGCGGAGCGTTATCCCGAATCGGCGAAAATATTCGAGGAGATGGCCGAGGAGGAAAAGGGCCATCGCCACATGCTGCTCGAAATGTACGAGAAGCGTTTCGGCGAGAACCTGCCGCCGATCCGAAGAGAAAACGTCAAGGGATTCCTGCGCCGCCGTCCGGTCTGGCTGACCAAGAATCTGTCGCTCGACACCATCCGCAAGGAAGCCGAGACGATGGAGTTCGAGGCCGAACGGTTCTACGTCAAGGCCGCCGAGCAGACCCACGACGTCGGCGTCCGCCGGCTGCTCGGCGATCTCGCGGAAGCGGAAAAGGGCCATGAGAATGTCGCGGCCAGGCTGACCGACCTGATCCTCAGCCCGGACGTTCGAGAACAGGAGGACAAGACCCGCCGGCGCGTATTCGTACTGCAATATGTGCAGCCCGGTCTCGCCGGGTTGATGGACGGGTCGGTCTCGACGCTGGCGCCGCTGTTCGCGGCGGCATTCGCGACGCATAACAACTGGCAGACTTTTCTGGTGGGACTTGCCGCCTCGATCGGCGCTGGCATCAGCATGGGCTTTGCCGAAGCACTGTCCGACGACGGCTCACTGACCGGGCGCGGCTCGCCGTGGCTGCGCGGCGTGACCTGCGGCCTGATGACGACGCTGGGCGGCCTCGGCCATACCCTGCCCTATCTGGTGCCGGACAGCTGGGCCAATGCATTCTGGATCGCGACCGCGATCGCTGGCATCGTGGTGTTCTTCGAATTGTGGGCGATCGCCTATATTCGCGCGCGCTATATGGACACGCCGTTCATGCAGGCGGCGTTCCAGATCGTGCTCGGCGGCGCCATCGTGCTCGCCGTCGGCATTCTGATCGGCGGGGCGTAGCAGACCTGCGCAGATTGCAGCAGCAATTCCGGTCAAGCGCAGCGGCCGCATAGGGCCTAGGTAACGCGGCGAGCGAAGGGTCGCACGATGCGTCGATGCATGACGCACCGGTCTTGCGGCCCGTTCGCAAACTGAGCATCATCCCTCCCAAGCAAAAGTCAGCAGGAGCAACGCCTTGGCCAAATCGCAATGGAGTTTCAGATCCGCGACTGAACTATCCGCAGCCCTCGCCGCGAAAAAAGTCTCCGCCGTCGAGCTGGCGCAGGACGCGATCGGGCGCATCGAGCGCCACGACGGCAAGATCAATGCGATTTGCGTGCGCGATTTCGCGCGCGGCCTGGAAGCGGCCCGCGCCGCCGACGCAGCACGCGCGCGCGGCGAAACCGGAGCGCTGCTCGGCTTGCCGATGACGGTGAAGGAATCCTTCAATATTGCCGGATTGCCCACGACATGGGGTTTTCCGCCGCAGAAGGATTTCGTGCCGGGCGAAGACGCACTGTCGGTTTCGCGGGTCAAGGCTGCAGGCGGCGTGATCCTCGGCAAGACCAACGTGCCGGTCGGCCTCGCCGACTGGCAGAGCTACAACGAGATCTACGGCACCACCAATAATCCGTTTGATCTCGGCCGCACGCCCGGCGGCTCCTCCGGCGGATCGTCGGCGGCGCTGGCCGCTGGTTACGGCCCGCTTTCGCTCGGCTCCGACATCGGCGGCTCGCTTCGGGTGCCGGCGTTCCACTGCGGCGTCTATGCGCACAAGCCGACCTACAATCTGGCGCCGGTGCGCGGGCATACGCCGCCGCCGTTCCCGGCGATGCCGCTCGACCGCGACATGGCCGTGATCGGCCCGATGGCGCGTTCGGCCGCCGATCTGTCGCTGCTGCTCGACGTGATGGCGGGACCGGATCCGCTGGACATGGGCGTCGGCTACAGGCTTGCGCTGCCGCCGCCGCGGCACAACGCGCTGAAGGATTTTCGCGTGCTGGTGGTCGACAGCGATCCGGTGCTGCCGGCCGACCAGGACATTCGCGGCGCCATCGACAAGCTCGCGGGCAGCCTCGCCAAAGCCGGGGTGAGCGTCGCGCGGCAAAGCCCGCTGTGGCCGGACTTTGCGGATTCGTCGCGGCTCTACATGCGGATGCTGATGGCGTTCCTGGGGGCGTTCTTTCCGCTGGAGGCGGTCGCAGGCGCGCAGGCCGGCGCCGCCCAGTTGAAGGCCGACAACAGGAGCCTTGCCGCCGAACGTCTGCGCGGCATGACGCAAAGTCATCGCGACTGGGTACTCGACGACGGCGCGCGCGCCCGGCTGCGCGCGCAGTGGCGCGAGCTGTTCAAGACTTTCGACGCGGTGATCTGCCCGATCATGCCGACGCCGGCCTACCCGCACGATCATTCGCCGGACCAGGAAGCGCGCCGCATCAAGATCGACGGCAAGGATTACGTCTATACGGATCAACTGACATGGCCCGGCATCGCCACCCTGCCCGGGCTGCCGGCCACGGCGATCCCGCTCGGCCTGTCGCCGCAGGGCCTGCCGGTCGGCGTGCAGATCCTCGGCCCCTGGCTGGAAGATCGCACGCCCCTGAGGCTGGCGGAACTGATCGAGCGCGAATTCGGCGGCTTCGTGCCGCCGCCGATGTTTGATGATTAGATCTTGCCTCATCCTGAGGAGCGGCGCCTTCACCGCGTCTCGAAGGATGAGACATGATTGGCCTTCACGGTTCGAGACGGCGCTGACGCGCCTCCTCACCATGAGGGTTTGGCATGGGAGATTAGGAAATGCGAAACGACCTTGCCGAACTGACCAGCCTCAATCGCGATTACGTCAATTCCGTGCAGCATTCCGACGTCAAACGCTTC
The sequence above is drawn from the Bradyrhizobium sediminis genome and encodes:
- a CDS encoding SDR family NAD(P)-dependent oxidoreductase, which gives rise to MQLQDVAVIITGGGSGLGAATARAMAAKGAKIGVLDQSKENAEKVAAEVKGIALHADVTDEEQVKAALAKAEAAHGIARVLMNCAGIGGSQRIVGKDGVYPLAKFVRVINVNLIGTFNVLRLFSERLATAAPVGEERGVIINTASVAAYEGQIGQIAYSASKGGVVGLTLPAARDLASLKIRVNTIAPGLFLTPLLMGLNEEARKSLGAQVPHPARLGDASEYGNLAVHIVENPMLNGETIRLDGAIRMAPR
- a CDS encoding TetR family transcriptional regulator, translating into MGSELNTSVPARLPGGKNSTAEKLLVAASELMIERSSIDVSLSDIAQKSGVNAALVKYHFGNKDGLLLALLARDAATEVANLEYLLAQAITPTAKLKLHIAGIIRAYHQFPYMNRLIHYLLHESSVEAADEVSKFFVAPLLEFHRRLLAEGIKAGEFRDIDPVLFYTSLIGACDHLFFGRHAMSRATGVGPVTDEVCRQYIRHMEALICGGMLEEKKGRIANGE
- a CDS encoding acetyl-CoA C-acetyltransferase, producing the protein MAEAYIVAAARTAGGRKGGRLAGWHPADLAASVLNSLVDRSGAAPDQVEDVIMGCVMQVGEQSNNMARNAILASKLPESVPGTSVDRQCGSSQQALHFAAQAVMSGTMDIVIAAGVESMTRVPMGLSSQLPAKNGFGTSKSPGIEKKYPNIVFSQFTGAEMMAEKYGLSKDDLDRFSFESHQRAIAATQAGSFKDEIIPLQITRADGSTDTHHIDEGIRFDATLEGIRGVKLIAENGKLTAASSSQICDGASGVMVVNERGLKSLGVKPLARVHHMTMMGGDPVIMLDAPLHATERALKKAGMSIDDIDLFEVNEAFASVPTAWLKTTGADPARLNVNGGAIALGHPLGGSGTKLMTTLINALKQRNKRYGLQTMCEGGGMANVTIVERL
- a CDS encoding acyl-CoA synthetase, whose translation is MTHPSVYARTQPDKIAYQMAGTGKAITYRELDELSNQGAQLFRSLGLKEGDHIAFLIENRLAFMEICWAAQRSGLYYTAISRYLTQDEIAYIIGDCGARVVITSPKCAEQIKGLVQGAPGEPVFYMLDEPLPGFRSWDKEAAAQPTTPIADQVAGYDMLYSSGTTGRPKGIKRESEHNPIDLPNPFLKILCADMCGMNSDSIYLSPAPLYHAAPLRFNMMAITLGGTSIIMESFDAEEFLKLVEKYQITQSQLVPTMFVRMLKLPDEVRRRYDVSSLKGAIHAAAPCPIDVKAKMIEWWGPILIEYYAGSEGNGVTVSTSQQWLTHRGTVGRAVVGKIKILDENEQEVPVGQIGTVYFADAPVFTYHNDPEKTKRAYNAKGWSTLGDVGYLDAEGYLYLTDRKSYMIISGGVNIYPQETEDVLITHPGVADVAVFGVPNEEMGEEVKAVVQPHDMAKAGKELEAELILFCRKHLSPIKCPKSIDFAAELPRTPTGKLVKRHLRDKYWPKTAVKV
- a CDS encoding alpha/beta hydrolase; the protein is MTSLPDVPLPSSIRSRYVEDINGLRMHVLEAGFETKGRPCVLLLHGFPELAFSWRKVMPVLAAAGYHVIAPDQRGYGRTTGWDPDYDGDLASFRLLNLVRDALGLVSAFGYRHVDAVVGHDFGSSVAAWCALVRPDVFRSVALMSAPFGGPPQIAFNTVDAPQTSKPEDPVHRELAALPRPRKHYQWYYSTREANADMHHAPQGVHDFLRAYYHHKSADWKANAPYPLQGWTASELAKLPTYYVMDLAKNMAATVAGEMPSAAAIAANQWLPDRELSFYSAEYQRTGFQGGLQWYRCGTSGEFIAELQTWSDRTIDVPSCFISGKQDWGTYQRPGVFEAMQTTACTRMIGCHLVDGAGHWVQQEQPAEVSRLLLAFLHQAAGRR
- the mbfA gene encoding iron exporter MbfA, whose amino-acid sequence is MKNFADLTEREILAVAISAEEEDSRIYMTFAEDLAERYPESAKIFEEMAEEEKGHRHMLLEMYEKRFGENLPPIRRENVKGFLRRRPVWLTKNLSLDTIRKEAETMEFEAERFYVKAAEQTHDVGVRRLLGDLAEAEKGHENVAARLTDLILSPDVREQEDKTRRRVFVLQYVQPGLAGLMDGSVSTLAPLFAAAFATHNNWQTFLVGLAASIGAGISMGFAEALSDDGSLTGRGSPWLRGVTCGLMTTLGGLGHTLPYLVPDSWANAFWIATAIAGIVVFFELWAIAYIRARYMDTPFMQAAFQIVLGGAIVLAVGILIGGA
- a CDS encoding amidase, producing the protein MAKSQWSFRSATELSAALAAKKVSAVELAQDAIGRIERHDGKINAICVRDFARGLEAARAADAARARGETGALLGLPMTVKESFNIAGLPTTWGFPPQKDFVPGEDALSVSRVKAAGGVILGKTNVPVGLADWQSYNEIYGTTNNPFDLGRTPGGSSGGSSAALAAGYGPLSLGSDIGGSLRVPAFHCGVYAHKPTYNLAPVRGHTPPPFPAMPLDRDMAVIGPMARSAADLSLLLDVMAGPDPLDMGVGYRLALPPPRHNALKDFRVLVVDSDPVLPADQDIRGAIDKLAGSLAKAGVSVARQSPLWPDFADSSRLYMRMLMAFLGAFFPLEAVAGAQAGAAQLKADNRSLAAERLRGMTQSHRDWVLDDGARARLRAQWRELFKTFDAVICPIMPTPAYPHDHSPDQEARRIKIDGKDYVYTDQLTWPGIATLPGLPATAIPLGLSPQGLPVGVQILGPWLEDRTPLRLAELIEREFGGFVPPPMFDD